One window of Pyxicephalus adspersus chromosome 4, UCB_Pads_2.0, whole genome shotgun sequence genomic DNA carries:
- the LOC140328078 gene encoding cytochrome P450 2C5-like isoform X1, with protein MYLTDPVTILLFIVTCVCLVIYLYGQKKNIHPNYPPGPSCFPIIGNMHIINVNKPYITFQEVRSWTFKLKLAKRYGPVYSLQIGLQKMVVICGYEAVKDALINHAEEFSGRPHVPVFLDISKEHGLIFSNGNTWKAMRRFTLSTLRDFGMGKRTIEDKIIEECQSLINVFKVFKGKPFENTMIMNAAVANIIVSILLGHRFDYDDPKLRRLLTIISDIIRIIGSPIILLYNAFPSLVRWLPGSHREVNPNVEEIHTFIRETFTNQKNQLDVNDQRSFIDVFLVKQTEEKPNPRLFFNDTNLTVLVTDLFAAGMETTSTTLRWGLLLMMKYPEVQKKVQKEIEKVIGSGQPRLIHRKEMPYTDAVIHEIQRFANIVPTNIPHATTQDVTFRGFFIPKGTQVIPLLYSVLRDKDHFEKPEEFYPQHFLDSEGNLANNEAFIPFSTGKRSCAGETLAKAELFLFFTTLLQNFTFQAPPGAKLDLTGAVGFTTPPLNHEICAIPRN; from the exons ATGTATTTAACTGATCCAGTTACAATTCTCCTCTTTATTGTCACTTGTGTTTGTctggtaatttatttatatggTCAGAAGAAAAACATTCATCCAAATTATCCTCCTGGACCATCATGTTTTCCCATTATTGGAAATATGCACATTATAAATGTGAATAAACCTTACATAACATTTCAAGAGGTAAGATCCTGGACTTTTAAGTTAAAG CTTGCTAAGAGATATGGGCCAGTATACAGCCTACAGATCGGACTTCAGAAAATGGTCGTGATATGTGGCTATGAGGCGGTGAAAGATGCACTGATCAACCACGCCGAGGAGTTTTCTGGAAGACCACACGTGCCAGTCTTTTTGGACATATCCAAGGAACATG gtcttaTATTTTCTAATGGTAATACCTGGAAAGCCATGAGGCGATTCACTCTTTCTACATTGCGAGATTTTGGGATGGGGAAAAGAACAATAGAAGATAAGATTATCGAAGAGTGCCAAAGTTTGATAAACGTTTTTAAAGTCTTCAAAG GAAAACCATTTGAAAATACGATGATCATGAATGCTGCTGTGGCCAATATCATTGTGTCTATATTGCTTGGTCATCGCTTTGACTATGATGATCCCAAACTTAGAAGGCTTCTCACCATAATCAGTGATATTATCAGAATTATTGGTTCCCCAATAATcttg ctgtACAATGCATTTCCATCTTTGGTCCGATGGCTTCCCGGGAGTCACAGAGAAGTCAACCCAAATGTAGAGGAAATACACACCTTTATCAGAGAAACCTTCACCAATCAGAAGAATCAGCTGGATGTTAACGATCAGAGGAGTTTCATTGATGTCTTCCTTGTCAAACAAACGGAG GAAAAGCCTAATCCCAGATTATTTTTCAACGATACCAATCTAACAGTTCTGGTGACCGACTTGTTTGCTGCTGGGATGGAGACAACCTCCACCACTCTCCGATGGGGTCTCCTGCTGATGATGAAATACCCAGAAGTCCAGA AAAAAGTTCAGAAGGAAATTGAAAAAGTCATTGGGTCTGGACAGCCCCGTCTGATACACCGAAAAGAAATGCCATATACTGATGCTGTTATTCATGAAATCCAAAGATTTGCCAATATTGTGCCAACAAACATTCCACATGCTACTACTCAAGATGTGACATTTAGAGGATTCTTTATACCCAAA GGAACACAAGTGATTCCTCTACTGTATTCCGTCCTACGAGACAAAGATCACTTTGAAAAGCCGGAAGAGTTTTACCCTCAACATTTTCTGGACTCAGAGGGAAATCTTGCTAATAATGAAGCTTTTATACCATTTTCTACTG gtaAGAGGAGCTGTGCTGGAGAGACGTTGGCTAAAGCAGAGCTGTTCCTCTTCTTTACAACACTGCTGCAAAACTTCACCTTCCAGGCTCCACCTGGTGCCAAACTGGATCTCACAGGTGCCGTTGGCTTCACAACCCCTCCACTGAATCATGAGATCTGTGCAATTCCTCGCAACTAA
- the LOC140328078 gene encoding cytochrome P450 2K1-like isoform X2 has product MYLTDPVTILLFIVTCVCLVIYLYGQKKNIHPNYPPGPSCFPIIGNMHIINVNKPYITFQELAKRYGPVYSLQIGLQKMVVICGYEAVKDALINHAEEFSGRPHVPVFLDISKEHGLIFSNGNTWKAMRRFTLSTLRDFGMGKRTIEDKIIEECQSLINVFKVFKGKPFENTMIMNAAVANIIVSILLGHRFDYDDPKLRRLLTIISDIIRIIGSPIILLYNAFPSLVRWLPGSHREVNPNVEEIHTFIRETFTNQKNQLDVNDQRSFIDVFLVKQTEEKPNPRLFFNDTNLTVLVTDLFAAGMETTSTTLRWGLLLMMKYPEVQKKVQKEIEKVIGSGQPRLIHRKEMPYTDAVIHEIQRFANIVPTNIPHATTQDVTFRGFFIPKGTQVIPLLYSVLRDKDHFEKPEEFYPQHFLDSEGNLANNEAFIPFSTGKRSCAGETLAKAELFLFFTTLLQNFTFQAPPGAKLDLTGAVGFTTPPLNHEICAIPRN; this is encoded by the exons ATGTATTTAACTGATCCAGTTACAATTCTCCTCTTTATTGTCACTTGTGTTTGTctggtaatttatttatatggTCAGAAGAAAAACATTCATCCAAATTATCCTCCTGGACCATCATGTTTTCCCATTATTGGAAATATGCACATTATAAATGTGAATAAACCTTACATAACATTTCAAGAG CTTGCTAAGAGATATGGGCCAGTATACAGCCTACAGATCGGACTTCAGAAAATGGTCGTGATATGTGGCTATGAGGCGGTGAAAGATGCACTGATCAACCACGCCGAGGAGTTTTCTGGAAGACCACACGTGCCAGTCTTTTTGGACATATCCAAGGAACATG gtcttaTATTTTCTAATGGTAATACCTGGAAAGCCATGAGGCGATTCACTCTTTCTACATTGCGAGATTTTGGGATGGGGAAAAGAACAATAGAAGATAAGATTATCGAAGAGTGCCAAAGTTTGATAAACGTTTTTAAAGTCTTCAAAG GAAAACCATTTGAAAATACGATGATCATGAATGCTGCTGTGGCCAATATCATTGTGTCTATATTGCTTGGTCATCGCTTTGACTATGATGATCCCAAACTTAGAAGGCTTCTCACCATAATCAGTGATATTATCAGAATTATTGGTTCCCCAATAATcttg ctgtACAATGCATTTCCATCTTTGGTCCGATGGCTTCCCGGGAGTCACAGAGAAGTCAACCCAAATGTAGAGGAAATACACACCTTTATCAGAGAAACCTTCACCAATCAGAAGAATCAGCTGGATGTTAACGATCAGAGGAGTTTCATTGATGTCTTCCTTGTCAAACAAACGGAG GAAAAGCCTAATCCCAGATTATTTTTCAACGATACCAATCTAACAGTTCTGGTGACCGACTTGTTTGCTGCTGGGATGGAGACAACCTCCACCACTCTCCGATGGGGTCTCCTGCTGATGATGAAATACCCAGAAGTCCAGA AAAAAGTTCAGAAGGAAATTGAAAAAGTCATTGGGTCTGGACAGCCCCGTCTGATACACCGAAAAGAAATGCCATATACTGATGCTGTTATTCATGAAATCCAAAGATTTGCCAATATTGTGCCAACAAACATTCCACATGCTACTACTCAAGATGTGACATTTAGAGGATTCTTTATACCCAAA GGAACACAAGTGATTCCTCTACTGTATTCCGTCCTACGAGACAAAGATCACTTTGAAAAGCCGGAAGAGTTTTACCCTCAACATTTTCTGGACTCAGAGGGAAATCTTGCTAATAATGAAGCTTTTATACCATTTTCTACTG gtaAGAGGAGCTGTGCTGGAGAGACGTTGGCTAAAGCAGAGCTGTTCCTCTTCTTTACAACACTGCTGCAAAACTTCACCTTCCAGGCTCCACCTGGTGCCAAACTGGATCTCACAGGTGCCGTTGGCTTCACAACCCCTCCACTGAATCATGAGATCTGTGCAATTCCTCGCAACTAA